One stretch of candidate division KSB1 bacterium DNA includes these proteins:
- a CDS encoding discoidin domain-containing protein — MARLSIAVGLCLVMLMPQGRTQEKLLDDFEQLQGWQPVTSEGAQLKLLADQGRAGQAMLMDFSFGGGFGYVIARKQFEIELPEDYQFLFDLRGVTPVNNFEFKLIDSLGNVHWVKKLNVEYPAAWKTMRVKRRDITFAWGPSGPGQLRRAKYIEFVVSTGSGGSGKVWIDNFRFEPLHAPAATVPPKLRVSAARGAPPRVNASADTVTGWLLPATKVPQWLTLDFGRTREIGGLVLDWEPGAHAKDYALDVSSDGRAWEELYRVRESDGGRDYVPTPEAEGRHLRLRLLTCGGKMCLLRRMVVKGPEFSSSSNDLLRALAKEEPTGSFPAYFSDRQTYWTVVGVKNGDGEEALINEHGMIEVGTRSFSLEPFLWIGDRLLSWPDVTASQTLADSYLPIPTVSWQIGETARLSITAVAAGDPGSSILFVRYRLVNEGLEPAAGALFVAVRPFQVTPPWQKLVTLGGVGRIDTLTYASQAAVVDGRTILCLTPPTDFGATTFDRGDITDYLRSGMLPESKAVCDPRHLASAAFHYSVGLAPGDSADYVLAIPLHDASLSAQSLLRGDPPSALFEQQLGFVSQAWVREVNRVKIKVPPAAAQLVNTLRSNIAYILINRDGPSIKPGSRTYDRSWIRDGSLTSTALLQVGFRDEPREFIDWYAAYQYPSGKIPCVVDQRGPDPLPEHDSHGEFIFAVMQYFRFSGDTTWLRGKWPKVVKTVRYMQSLRQERKGEEYRLGPPEKRVLYGLLPESISHEGYSAKPMHSYWDDFFALRGLKDATHMAEILGEKELATEFARERDDLRTDLYNSMRLAMTVAGIDYIPGCAELGDFDPTSTTIGVCPGGELGRIPEPELHNTFERYFRFAQERQNGTRAWENYTPYELRAIGTLVQLDQRERAHQLLAFFMNDRRPPGWNHWAEVVWKDPDAPKFIGDMPHTWVGSDFIRSLRAMFVYEDDEGTLAVAAGIPAAWLEAPGGVEVKELPTYLGLLSYTAWREGKILRLSIELSRAEAKVLVKPPYKDPIRRVRVNGKLHKQFGPEGIWVTRLPALVEIEY; from the coding sequence ATGGCGAGACTGAGCATTGCTGTGGGACTTTGCCTTGTGATGCTAATGCCGCAAGGGCGGACGCAGGAGAAGCTCCTCGACGACTTTGAGCAACTGCAAGGCTGGCAGCCGGTGACCTCAGAGGGAGCACAGCTCAAGCTCCTTGCCGACCAAGGGCGCGCAGGGCAGGCCATGCTCATGGATTTTTCCTTTGGTGGGGGTTTTGGCTACGTCATTGCCCGCAAGCAGTTCGAGATTGAGCTGCCCGAAGATTACCAGTTCCTCTTCGACCTGCGGGGCGTCACGCCCGTCAACAACTTTGAGTTCAAGCTCATCGACTCTCTCGGCAACGTGCACTGGGTGAAGAAGTTGAACGTCGAGTACCCCGCCGCGTGGAAAACGATGCGCGTCAAGAGGCGGGACATCACCTTCGCCTGGGGGCCTTCGGGACCGGGGCAGCTCAGGCGGGCGAAGTACATTGAGTTCGTGGTTTCCACAGGGAGCGGCGGCAGCGGCAAGGTGTGGATCGACAACTTCCGCTTCGAGCCGTTGCATGCTCCTGCGGCGACGGTTCCCCCTAAGCTGCGTGTTTCGGCGGCACGTGGAGCGCCGCCCAGGGTGAATGCGTCTGCCGACACAGTGACAGGCTGGCTGCTCCCGGCGACAAAGGTCCCACAGTGGCTCACCCTCGATTTTGGCAGGACGAGGGAGATCGGCGGCCTTGTGCTGGACTGGGAGCCTGGCGCCCACGCCAAAGACTATGCACTCGATGTTTCCTCAGATGGTCGCGCCTGGGAGGAGCTCTACCGCGTGCGCGAGAGCGATGGCGGACGGGACTATGTGCCCACCCCAGAGGCAGAAGGCAGACACCTGCGGCTGCGACTCCTCACCTGCGGCGGTAAAATGTGCCTGCTCAGGCGCATGGTGGTCAAGGGTCCGGAGTTCTCCTCTTCGTCCAACGACCTTCTCCGCGCTCTCGCGAAAGAGGAGCCGACCGGCAGTTTCCCAGCCTATTTCTCCGATCGGCAAACCTACTGGACGGTGGTGGGCGTGAAGAACGGCGACGGCGAGGAGGCGCTCATCAACGAACACGGCATGATCGAGGTGGGCACGCGCTCCTTTTCGCTGGAGCCGTTTCTGTGGATTGGCGATCGCCTCCTCTCCTGGCCCGATGTCACAGCCAGCCAGACACTCGCAGACAGCTATTTGCCCATTCCGACGGTGAGCTGGCAGATCGGGGAAACGGCCAGGCTGTCCATCACCGCGGTTGCTGCCGGAGACCCAGGGAGCTCCATTCTCTTCGTGCGCTACCGGCTGGTGAACGAGGGACTGGAGCCGGCTGCTGGCGCGCTTTTCGTGGCCGTGCGCCCCTTTCAGGTCACTCCACCCTGGCAGAAGCTGGTTACCCTCGGTGGGGTCGGCCGCATTGACACGCTGACCTACGCGTCCCAGGCCGCGGTTGTGGACGGCAGGACTATCCTCTGCTTGACACCGCCGACCGATTTCGGCGCCACCACCTTCGACCGGGGAGACATTACCGACTACCTGCGTTCAGGAATGCTGCCGGAGAGTAAGGCTGTCTGCGATCCGCGCCATCTCGCTTCGGCCGCTTTCCACTACAGCGTAGGCCTGGCCCCTGGCGACTCTGCCGACTATGTGCTGGCCATCCCGCTGCACGATGCCTCGCTGAGCGCGCAGAGCCTGCTGCGCGGTGATCCTCCCAGCGCGCTCTTTGAGCAACAGCTGGGCTTTGTCAGCCAGGCATGGGTGCGCGAGGTCAACCGCGTGAAAATCAAAGTTCCGCCTGCGGCGGCGCAGCTCGTGAACACGCTGCGCAGCAACATTGCCTACATCCTCATCAACCGCGACGGCCCGAGCATCAAGCCTGGCTCGCGCACCTATGACCGCTCGTGGATACGCGACGGCTCCCTCACCTCAACTGCCTTGCTGCAAGTGGGCTTTCGCGACGAGCCGCGGGAGTTCATCGACTGGTACGCCGCCTACCAGTACCCCTCCGGTAAGATTCCGTGCGTGGTCGACCAGCGTGGGCCGGACCCTCTGCCTGAACACGACAGCCACGGCGAGTTCATCTTCGCTGTCATGCAGTACTTTCGCTTCTCCGGCGACACCACCTGGCTGCGCGGCAAATGGCCCAAGGTGGTGAAGACGGTGCGCTACATGCAGAGCCTCCGCCAGGAGCGGAAGGGCGAAGAGTACCGGCTTGGGCCGCCCGAGAAGAGGGTCCTGTACGGGTTGCTGCCGGAGTCCATTAGCCACGAGGGCTATTCGGCCAAGCCCATGCACTCGTACTGGGACGATTTCTTCGCCCTGCGCGGCCTCAAGGACGCGACCCATATGGCCGAAATCCTGGGCGAAAAAGAGCTGGCGACGGAGTTTGCCCGCGAGCGAGATGACCTGCGCACCGACCTCTACAACTCCATGCGCCTGGCCATGACCGTCGCCGGCATCGACTACATCCCCGGCTGCGCCGAGCTGGGCGACTTTGATCCCACCTCCACGACCATCGGCGTCTGCCCAGGAGGCGAGCTCGGGCGCATTCCGGAACCGGAGCTGCACAACACGTTCGAGCGCTACTTCCGCTTTGCGCAGGAACGGCAGAACGGAACCCGCGCCTGGGAGAACTACACCCCCTACGAACTGCGCGCCATCGGCACGTTAGTTCAGCTCGACCAGAGGGAGAGGGCACACCAGCTGCTGGCCTTTTTCATGAACGACCGCCGTCCACCCGGTTGGAACCACTGGGCAGAGGTGGTGTGGAAAGACCCAGATGCCCCCAAGTTCATTGGCGACATGCCGCACACCTGGGTCGGCTCGGACTTTATCCGCTCGCTACGGGCGATGTTCGTCTACGAGGACGATGAGGGGACCCTGGCGGTGGCCGCGGGCATTCCCGCTGCCTGGCTCGAGGCACCGGGCGGCGTGGAGGTCAAAGAGCTGCCCACCTACCTTGGCCTTCTTTCCTACACCGCCTGGCGGGAGGGGAAAATCCTGCGGCTGAGCATCGAGCTCAGCCGGGCGGAGGCGAAGGTGCTGGTCAAACCGCCGTACAAGGACCCCATTCGCCGCGTAAGGGTCAACGGCAAGCTGCACAAGCAGTTCGGCCCCGAAGGGATATGGGTGACAAGGCTGCCTGCCCTGGTGGAAATAGAGTATTGA
- a CDS encoding Tat pathway signal protein, which translates to MGERFARAARLTGGQFVAGALMVLVASAAFLSCRTQAVPQAERWDPFLDTLVVRTLTYFLQTTDPASGMAPDRWPSPGPCSIAAVGFALSSYPVAVEHGLISRHEAAQRVRTTLQYLLSLPQSADPERSGGYRGFFYHFLDMKTGLRAWRCELSTMDTALLMAGVLFCQSYFDAPEAEEQEVRSLADTLYRRVEWEWAMADKLGIALGWMPERGFDPHYWTGYNEAMILYILALGSPTHPVPASAWQAWTASYLWAEFYGQEFISFAPLFGHQFSHCWIDFRGIKDDYMRARGIDYVENSRRATLAQRAYAIDNPAGFRDYGPTIWGFSACDGPGDTTLLIDGKERRFIGYGARGPSIDWTNDDGTITPTAVAGSLPFAPEICIPTLKQMRATYGERLWTEFGFRDAFNPTFVTTKTPDGWFDRDYLGIDQGPIVLMTENLRSGLVWEVMKRNPYIVAGLRRAGFSGGWLE; encoded by the coding sequence ATGGGAGAGCGATTCGCCAGAGCTGCTCGCCTGACGGGCGGCCAATTTGTCGCGGGGGCGCTGATGGTATTGGTGGCCTCGGCGGCCTTTCTGTCCTGCCGAACGCAGGCGGTGCCACAGGCAGAGCGCTGGGACCCTTTCCTGGACACCCTGGTTGTCAGGACGCTCACCTATTTCTTGCAGACAACTGATCCAGCGAGCGGCATGGCTCCGGATCGCTGGCCGTCGCCAGGGCCGTGCAGCATCGCTGCCGTCGGCTTTGCTCTAAGTAGCTATCCTGTGGCGGTGGAACACGGCCTCATCTCTCGCCATGAGGCTGCCCAGCGCGTGCGCACGACCTTGCAGTATTTGCTATCCCTTCCCCAGAGCGCTGATCCAGAGAGAAGCGGCGGCTACCGAGGCTTTTTTTATCACTTCTTGGACATGAAGACCGGGCTGCGCGCCTGGAGATGCGAGCTCTCTACCATGGACACAGCTCTGCTCATGGCCGGCGTGCTCTTTTGCCAGAGCTATTTCGACGCCCCTGAGGCCGAGGAACAGGAGGTGCGCAGCCTTGCCGACACGCTGTACCGCCGCGTCGAGTGGGAGTGGGCCATGGCCGACAAACTGGGCATTGCCTTAGGATGGATGCCGGAGCGCGGCTTTGACCCGCACTATTGGACAGGCTACAACGAGGCCATGATCCTCTACATCCTGGCCCTGGGTTCCCCCACACATCCTGTTCCGGCCAGTGCCTGGCAGGCCTGGACCGCCTCCTACCTGTGGGCGGAGTTCTACGGTCAGGAGTTCATCAGCTTTGCCCCTCTGTTTGGGCACCAGTTCTCGCACTGTTGGATCGACTTCCGCGGCATCAAGGACGACTACATGCGCGCGCGGGGCATCGACTACGTCGAGAACTCGCGTCGCGCCACTTTGGCGCAACGGGCGTATGCCATTGACAACCCAGCCGGCTTTCGCGACTATGGGCCGACGATCTGGGGATTTTCCGCCTGCGATGGCCCGGGTGACACAACGCTCCTCATCGACGGCAAGGAACGGCGCTTCATCGGCTATGGCGCGCGCGGTCCGTCCATCGACTGGACCAACGACGACGGCACCATTACGCCCACCGCGGTAGCCGGGTCGCTTCCTTTTGCTCCGGAGATTTGCATCCCCACTCTGAAGCAGATGCGCGCCACCTACGGCGAGCGCCTCTGGACAGAGTTCGGCTTCCGCGATGCGTTCAACCCGACCTTCGTAACCACAAAGACACCCGACGGCTGGTTCGACCGCGACTACCTGGGCATCGACCAAGGGCCAATCGTCCTCATGACGGAGAACCTGCGCAGCGGCTTGGTGTGGGAGGTGATGAAGCGCAATCCCTACATCGTTGCCGGGTTGCGCAGGGCAGGCTTCTCCGGCGGCTGGCTGGAATAG
- a CDS encoding T9SS type A sorting domain-containing protein yields the protein MVAKSPRFLALVLVCFALNTVAASGMRTPGEPKTAGVALLAAHGTARSAGGATGAGNAAVATCPAPAGKVRGYTGAAFLPAAPVDELSDAGDDSVFLDLLQRTAFTFFWNEANPTTGLTRDSSLPNSPCSIASLGFGLTAICIAIDRGWVRRDLGRSRVLAALKTLWTAPQGKAAQGVSGYKGFFYHFLDMNTALRTWNCELSSIDTALLLAGVLYTREYFSGADSLDSMVRNLADAIYLRVDWNWMRNYAPGLMMGYYPETGFINAWWRGYNEAMIMYILALGSPTHPVPSSVWSAWTSGYSWETHYGYSYVAFPPLFGHQYSHCWIDFRDIADPCMRGKGITYFENSRRATLAARAYCIANPKGFVGYGENVWGITACDGPTGYLARGAPPPFNDDGTIAPTAAAGSMPFTPEYSLAALRYMYDNYRTRLWGEYGFRDAFNLTLNWWSSYVIGIDQGPIIVMIENYRSGKVWRVFMQNPYVQQGLARAGFVPFTGVGQEPGGVPRQVRLYQNYPNPCNASTVIRFELPYPTRVKLLVYDALGREVSTLIDEPRAAGQHAVQFVPPGEASGIYLYRLQAAGFSTTKKMVVVK from the coding sequence TTGGTAGCTAAGAGCCCGCGCTTTTTGGCACTTGTACTGGTTTGCTTTGCGCTGAACACCGTCGCGGCCTCCGGCATGCGGACGCCAGGCGAGCCAAAGACCGCCGGAGTGGCGCTTCTGGCTGCGCATGGCACCGCTCGCTCTGCGGGTGGAGCGACAGGAGCGGGCAACGCTGCCGTGGCGACGTGTCCGGCGCCCGCCGGGAAGGTGCGGGGCTATACGGGAGCCGCTTTTCTGCCGGCTGCCCCTGTTGACGAGCTCTCGGACGCAGGAGACGACAGCGTCTTCCTCGACCTGCTGCAACGCACTGCCTTCACCTTCTTCTGGAACGAAGCCAATCCCACCACCGGCCTGACCCGCGACAGCAGTCTGCCCAACTCGCCCTGCAGCATTGCCTCCTTGGGGTTTGGCCTCACCGCTATTTGCATTGCCATCGATCGGGGGTGGGTGCGCCGTGACTTGGGCAGGAGTCGCGTCCTTGCCGCTCTCAAGACCCTGTGGACTGCACCCCAGGGAAAGGCTGCGCAGGGTGTCAGCGGCTACAAGGGCTTCTTCTACCATTTTCTGGACATGAACACGGCTCTGCGCACCTGGAACTGCGAGCTTTCCTCCATCGACACCGCCCTTTTGCTTGCGGGGGTATTGTACACGCGCGAATACTTCTCCGGTGCCGACAGCCTGGACAGCATGGTCCGCAATCTGGCGGACGCCATCTACCTGCGCGTCGACTGGAACTGGATGCGCAATTACGCACCCGGGCTGATGATGGGCTACTACCCGGAGACCGGCTTTATCAACGCCTGGTGGCGCGGCTACAACGAGGCCATGATTATGTACATTCTCGCCCTGGGTTCGCCAACTCATCCGGTGCCGTCCTCTGTCTGGTCCGCCTGGACGAGTGGGTACTCATGGGAGACGCATTACGGCTATTCTTACGTCGCCTTCCCGCCGCTCTTCGGCCATCAGTACTCGCACTGCTGGATTGATTTCCGCGACATTGCGGACCCGTGTATGCGGGGGAAGGGGATCACGTACTTTGAGAATTCGCGTCGGGCCACACTGGCCGCGCGCGCCTACTGCATCGCCAACCCCAAGGGCTTTGTCGGCTACGGCGAGAACGTGTGGGGCATCACCGCCTGTGATGGGCCCACCGGTTACCTGGCTCGGGGCGCACCGCCACCCTTCAACGACGACGGCACCATCGCTCCCACTGCTGCCGCCGGCTCCATGCCGTTTACGCCGGAATATTCGTTGGCGGCGCTCCGCTACATGTACGACAATTACCGGACGCGCCTGTGGGGTGAGTACGGGTTCCGAGATGCCTTCAACCTCACATTGAACTGGTGGTCGTCTTATGTCATCGGCATTGACCAAGGGCCCATCATCGTCATGATTGAGAACTATCGCAGCGGCAAGGTGTGGCGCGTCTTCATGCAAAACCCATACGTGCAGCAGGGACTGGCGCGGGCTGGCTTTGTGCCATTCACCGGCGTAGGCCAGGAGCCCGGCGGGGTGCCACGCCAGGTGCGCCTTTACCAGAACTACCCCAATCCCTGCAATGCGAGCACCGTCATCCGCTTTGAGCTGCCGTACCCCACGCGGGTGAAGCTGCTTGTGTACGACGCCCTCGGCAGGGAAGTGAGTACCCTCATCGACGAGCCACGCGCAGCAGGGCAGCACGCCGTGCAGTTTGTGCCGCCCGGAGAGGCGAGCGGCATCTATCTCTATCGCCTCCAGGCTGCGGGTTTTTCCACGACAAAGAAGATGGTAGTCGTCAAATAG
- a CDS encoding glycosyl transferase family 36, giving the protein MDKLFENQYGYFSDDGTEYVIVRPDTPKPWVNVISNGDYGLVVSQAGGGFSWRTHSNLNRLTRWQQDLVQDNWGKFLYLRDRQTGEIWSAAWQPVKHNAARYQCRHGLGYTTLAASLGDIASEWTIFVAPGDPVEIWLLSLRNGSGVRRQLSLFSYFEWCLGVAPDSHREFHKAFLETSFAPTSGILFARKRLWEVADEKGRHWNRDWPYVAFQACSEPVVDFDGDKASFLARGSDVRTPAAVANGHCSRSEGRWGDGIAALHVDVDLEPGQEQELVFLLGAADSQMQAEELVAKYRSLPTAKRALAQVREGWKGRLSRCVVSTPDRAFDILTNNWLPYQAISCRLWGRAAYYQQSGAYGFRDQLQDSLVWLPLDAAQTRQQIMLHAAHQFRDGSVYHWWHPLTEIGFRNRVSDNLLWLPFVVAEYVRETADVAVLHELVPFVDGGGPAPLWLHCWLALRRALSWRSSRGLPLIGDHDWNDGLNAVGNDMKGESVWLAHFLCAVLERFAEVATAAGKGRSFAFCRREAAKLREAIAAHAWDGEWFWRASKDNGELLGSASCAEGKIFLNAQTWAIIANSAPAELQAKAMQAVDRYLDRDYGPLLLWPAYSRPDPSIGYLSRYAPGRRENGGTYTHAATWAILAHTILGNGARAYAMYKKISPIYRSLDPDLYQAEPYVMPGNVEGPDSPLYGRGGWTWYTGSAAWLCKVSPEGILGIRPTLRGLLVDPCIPPEWEAYGVRRTFRGAEYLIQVRNPGHVSCGVGEVRIDGQPASATRLGRGILLPEFPPGSRHRIEVTLGS; this is encoded by the coding sequence ATGGACAAGCTCTTCGAGAACCAGTATGGCTACTTTAGCGACGATGGAACAGAATATGTGATTGTCCGTCCGGACACGCCCAAGCCGTGGGTGAATGTGATCTCCAACGGCGATTATGGGCTGGTCGTCTCCCAGGCGGGAGGAGGGTTCAGCTGGCGCACGCACAGCAACCTGAATCGCTTGACCAGGTGGCAGCAGGACCTGGTGCAGGACAATTGGGGCAAGTTCCTCTATCTGCGCGACCGCCAGACTGGTGAAATCTGGTCGGCAGCATGGCAGCCCGTCAAGCACAATGCTGCGCGCTACCAATGCCGGCATGGCCTCGGCTACACCACGCTGGCCGCTTCGCTGGGCGACATTGCCAGCGAGTGGACGATTTTCGTGGCCCCAGGGGATCCTGTGGAGATATGGCTGTTGTCCCTGCGCAATGGCAGCGGGGTACGCCGGCAGCTGAGCCTGTTCAGCTATTTCGAGTGGTGCCTCGGGGTGGCGCCGGATAGCCATCGGGAATTTCACAAAGCGTTCTTAGAGACGAGCTTTGCCCCAACAAGTGGGATCCTCTTCGCCAGAAAAAGGCTGTGGGAAGTAGCAGACGAAAAAGGGCGCCACTGGAACCGGGACTGGCCTTACGTCGCCTTCCAGGCGTGCAGTGAACCGGTGGTCGATTTCGACGGCGACAAAGCAAGCTTTCTGGCGCGCGGCTCGGACGTGCGCACACCGGCGGCGGTAGCGAACGGCCACTGTAGCCGCTCTGAAGGGCGCTGGGGCGATGGCATTGCGGCTTTGCATGTGGATGTAGACCTCGAGCCTGGGCAGGAGCAAGAACTTGTGTTTCTGCTGGGGGCCGCGGACTCGCAGATGCAGGCGGAGGAGTTGGTCGCCAAGTACCGGTCCTTACCCACGGCCAAACGAGCTCTGGCGCAAGTGAGGGAAGGGTGGAAGGGACGTCTATCCCGATGTGTCGTGAGTACCCCAGACAGGGCCTTCGACATTCTGACCAACAACTGGCTCCCGTACCAGGCCATTTCCTGCCGCCTGTGGGGGCGAGCCGCCTACTACCAGCAGAGCGGCGCCTATGGCTTCCGCGACCAGCTCCAGGACAGCCTCGTTTGGTTGCCGCTTGATGCGGCCCAGACGCGGCAGCAGATCATGCTCCATGCCGCTCACCAGTTCCGGGACGGCTCGGTGTACCATTGGTGGCACCCCCTCACCGAGATAGGATTTCGCAATCGGGTGAGCGACAATCTGCTCTGGCTCCCCTTCGTGGTGGCGGAGTACGTGCGGGAGACGGCAGACGTTGCGGTGCTGCATGAGCTTGTGCCATTTGTGGACGGGGGAGGGCCGGCACCGCTGTGGCTTCACTGTTGGCTGGCCTTGCGGCGTGCTTTGTCGTGGCGAAGCAGCCGAGGCCTGCCTCTCATTGGCGACCACGACTGGAACGACGGGCTGAACGCCGTGGGTAACGACATGAAGGGCGAGTCGGTGTGGTTGGCGCACTTTTTGTGCGCGGTTCTGGAGCGTTTTGCTGAGGTGGCCACTGCCGCAGGCAAGGGCAGGTCATTTGCCTTCTGTCGCCGCGAAGCAGCCAAGCTGCGCGAAGCGATTGCTGCGCATGCCTGGGATGGCGAGTGGTTCTGGCGGGCTTCCAAAGACAATGGCGAGCTGCTTGGCAGTGCCTCCTGTGCAGAGGGCAAGATCTTCCTTAACGCGCAGACCTGGGCGATAATTGCCAACTCTGCGCCTGCCGAGCTACAGGCCAAGGCCATGCAGGCGGTGGACAGATATCTTGACCGTGACTATGGTCCCCTGCTCCTCTGGCCCGCCTACTCGCGACCTGACCCATCCATTGGCTATCTGTCGCGCTATGCGCCAGGGCGGCGCGAAAACGGTGGGACGTACACGCACGCCGCCACGTGGGCCATTCTTGCCCACACCATTCTCGGCAATGGCGCAAGGGCCTACGCCATGTACAAGAAGATTTCGCCCATCTACCGGTCGTTGGACCCGGACCTCTACCAGGCGGAGCCGTACGTGATGCCGGGAAACGTCGAGGGGCCGGACTCGCCTCTGTATGGCCGCGGCGGCTGGACCTGGTACACGGGCTCGGCGGCATGGTTGTGCAAAGTGAGTCCGGAGGGGATACTCGGCATTCGGCCGACGCTGCGCGGCCTGCTCGTTGACCCGTGCATTCCGCCGGAGTGGGAGGCCTACGGCGTGCGACGCACATTCCGCGGCGCAGAGTACCTGATCCAGGTGCGCAACCCCGGGCACGTCAGTTGTGGCGTGGGCGAGGTGCGCATCGACGGACAGCCCGCCTCTGCGACCCGTCTCGGACGGGGTATTCTCCTGCCCGAGTTCCCTCCGGGGAGCAGGCATAGAATTGAGGTGACCCTTGGTAGCTAA
- a CDS encoding carbohydrate ABC transporter permease, with protein sequence MHSLAVDFSQHGASIGQRATRPRCAAMWTRGKSVLLHLALVAVFALTLAPFAWMLSTSLKPTGASFTLPPQWIPRPATLTQYRTLFAQMNFARATLNSLVVAVSVTVLGLFINSLAGFAFAKYQFPGRQRLFGLLLASMMIPGQVAMLPLFMMFNKLGLLNNYLGLIIPGMASMFGIFLLKQFMMSIPDALLDSARIDGASEWRIYWQVVLPLTKPALATLAVFSFMGAWNDFLWPLIVMTKQSMYTLPVALANLTGEEHRTQYELLMAGSVVVILPIAIAFLAMQRFYMSGITAGSVKE encoded by the coding sequence ATGCACTCTCTTGCCGTAGATTTCTCCCAGCACGGAGCGTCAATCGGCCAGCGGGCGACAAGACCACGCTGCGCGGCGATGTGGACGAGGGGCAAGTCGGTGCTGCTGCATTTGGCTTTGGTGGCTGTCTTCGCCCTTACCCTGGCGCCTTTTGCCTGGATGCTTTCCACGTCCCTGAAGCCGACTGGAGCCTCGTTCACCTTGCCCCCGCAGTGGATTCCGCGCCCGGCGACCCTGACGCAGTACAGGACGCTCTTTGCGCAGATGAACTTTGCCCGCGCCACGCTCAACAGCTTGGTCGTCGCAGTCTCGGTGACCGTGCTCGGACTTTTCATCAATTCCCTGGCCGGGTTCGCTTTCGCCAAGTACCAGTTCCCTGGCCGGCAGAGACTCTTTGGTCTGTTGCTGGCGTCGATGATGATTCCGGGCCAGGTGGCCATGTTGCCCCTGTTCATGATGTTCAACAAGCTGGGCTTGCTCAACAACTACCTTGGCCTGATTATTCCCGGAATGGCCAGCATGTTCGGCATCTTCTTGCTCAAGCAGTTCATGATGTCGATTCCCGATGCGCTCTTAGATTCGGCACGCATCGATGGGGCAAGTGAGTGGCGCATCTATTGGCAGGTGGTGCTGCCTTTGACCAAACCTGCCTTGGCCACTTTGGCCGTGTTCAGCTTCATGGGGGCCTGGAACGACTTCCTCTGGCCCCTCATCGTCATGACCAAACAGTCGATGTACACTTTGCCGGTGGCCCTGGCCAATCTGACCGGGGAGGAACACCGCACCCAATACGAATTGCTGATGGCGGGCTCGGTGGTGGTGATACTTCCGATTGCCATCGCCTTTTTGGCGATGCAGCGCTTCTACATGAGCGGCATAACTGCGGGGAGTGTGAAGGAATAG
- a CDS encoding sugar ABC transporter permease, translating into MSSGPPRRWLRGRSWAPLFFIAPSVLLLLAFFFIPVGVAFLMSLSDLSLYSLGDWRLTSFVGFANYAALLRDGLFWRALANTFYFVLVAGPLTVAVSFVAALALNSRLVKLRSVFRLGFFMPVVTTLVAVAVLWRWIYHPRFGLLNYLLSLMGTQGPDWLATTTWAMPALILMAVWKNFGYNMIIFLAGLQTIAPSYYEAARIDGASAWQSTWRITVPLLGPTTLFVSIVTTIGYLQFFAEPYIMTQGGPLDSTLSVVLLMYQEAFKFWNMGYAAAIAFTLFAVIFILTMAQMRIQRRHL; encoded by the coding sequence GTGAGCTCTGGACCGCCGCGACGTTGGCTGCGTGGACGGAGCTGGGCACCGCTCTTCTTCATTGCCCCCAGCGTCTTGCTCCTCCTGGCGTTTTTCTTCATTCCGGTCGGGGTCGCGTTTCTGATGAGCCTTTCTGATCTCAGCCTCTACTCCTTGGGGGATTGGCGTCTCACTTCTTTCGTGGGCTTTGCCAACTACGCCGCCTTGTTGCGCGACGGTCTGTTCTGGCGCGCCCTGGCCAACACCTTCTACTTTGTGCTGGTGGCCGGGCCACTGACGGTGGCTGTGTCCTTCGTTGCGGCATTGGCGCTCAATTCGCGGCTGGTCAAGTTGCGGAGCGTCTTTCGGTTGGGGTTCTTCATGCCCGTGGTGACCACACTGGTTGCGGTGGCGGTCCTCTGGCGGTGGATCTACCACCCTCGCTTTGGCCTGCTCAACTATTTGCTGTCCCTCATGGGCACCCAGGGCCCGGACTGGCTGGCGACCACGACGTGGGCCATGCCGGCGCTGATCCTGATGGCGGTGTGGAAGAACTTTGGCTACAACATGATTATCTTCCTGGCGGGGCTGCAGACCATTGCCCCTTCCTACTACGAGGCGGCGCGCATCGACGGGGCAAGCGCCTGGCAGAGCACGTGGCGCATCACTGTGCCACTTCTGGGTCCGACCACGCTTTTTGTGAGCATCGTGACCACCATCGGCTACCTGCAGTTCTTTGCCGAGCCATACATCATGACGCAGGGAGGCCCGTTGGACAGCACGCTCTCGGTGGTCTTGCTGATGTATCAAGAAGCCTTCAAGTTCTGGAACATGGGGTACGCCGCGGCCATCGCCTTTACGCTTTTCGCGGTGATTTTCATATTGACCATGGCACAGATGCGTATCCAGAGGCGCCATTTGTGA